A window of the Tistrella mobilis genome harbors these coding sequences:
- a CDS encoding DUF2889 domain-containing protein, translating into MPLSQPVNRRHIHTRQIDLRGYEREDGLWDIEAHLTDVKTYPIENRWRGQIDPGTPIHDMWIRLTIDIGFEIKTIEAVMDHTPYSICGDVAINFQRLVGLKIAPGWTKAIRQRVGGVHGCTHLVEMMRPLGTVAFQTLYPALERRRREANDRVAAMADTETMARTGTNDTAPAALPPRPAPKPPAHLNTCHALAADGEVVRQHYPEWYTGG; encoded by the coding sequence ATGCCCCTGTCGCAGCCGGTGAACCGCCGCCACATCCACACCCGCCAGATCGACCTCCGCGGCTATGAGCGCGAAGACGGGCTGTGGGACATCGAGGCACATCTGACCGACGTGAAGACCTACCCGATCGAAAACCGATGGCGCGGCCAGATCGACCCGGGCACGCCGATCCACGACATGTGGATCCGGCTGACCATCGATATCGGCTTCGAGATCAAAACGATCGAGGCGGTGATGGACCACACCCCCTATTCGATCTGCGGCGACGTCGCCATCAATTTCCAGCGCCTGGTCGGGCTGAAGATTGCCCCGGGCTGGACCAAGGCCATCCGCCAGCGGGTCGGCGGCGTGCATGGCTGCACGCATCTGGTCGAGATGATGCGCCCGCTGGGGACCGTTGCCTTCCAGACGCTCTATCCGGCCCTGGAACGCCGCCGGCGCGAGGCCAATGATCGCGTCGCCGCCATGGCCGACACCGAAACGATGGCCCGCACCGGAACAAACGATACGGCGCCGGCCGCTCTGCCGCCGCGACCGGCACCGAAACCGCCTGCACACCTGAATACCTGTCACGCCCTGGCAGCGGACGGAGAGGTCGTCAGGCAGCATTATCCTGAGTGGTATACGGGCGGCTGA
- a CDS encoding AEC family transporter gives MIGELITIIAPILVCAAIGFSWIRVFRQPYDTGMITNLVTNIGVPCLIFSNLTNGQVAPGAFGEFALAAASTMVMMGFIAWPILRAAGLPWRTWLTPIIYGNAGNMGLPLCLFAFGPEGLGYAIGYFAVSAVSQFTIGAWVLSGEPAGRFILRQPAPWSVVAALIFVLGGIPVPKFLSNTTHLIGGFTIPLMLITLGVSLARMKAVRPLGTLGLALLRSLGGFVVALFLGLVVFRFEGVELGVLLVEASMPVAVFNYLFAQRYDRSPAEVASLVVTSTLLIFLLLPGLLWVALHLAGMN, from the coding sequence ATGATCGGCGAGTTGATCACCATCATCGCCCCGATCCTGGTTTGTGCCGCCATCGGCTTTTCCTGGATCCGGGTGTTCCGGCAGCCCTATGACACCGGCATGATCACCAATCTGGTGACCAATATCGGTGTCCCCTGCCTGATCTTTTCCAACCTGACCAACGGCCAGGTCGCACCCGGTGCCTTCGGCGAATTCGCGCTCGCCGCCGCCTCGACCATGGTCATGATGGGGTTCATCGCCTGGCCGATCCTGCGGGCGGCCGGCCTGCCCTGGCGGACCTGGCTGACGCCGATCATCTACGGCAATGCCGGCAATATGGGCCTGCCGCTCTGCCTCTTCGCCTTCGGGCCCGAGGGGCTGGGCTATGCCATCGGCTATTTCGCAGTCTCGGCCGTCAGCCAGTTCACCATCGGCGCCTGGGTACTGTCGGGCGAACCGGCCGGGCGCTTCATCCTGCGCCAGCCCGCCCCCTGGTCGGTGGTTGCGGCACTGATCTTCGTGCTTGGCGGGATCCCGGTTCCGAAATTCCTGAGCAACACCACCCATCTCATCGGCGGTTTCACCATTCCGCTGATGCTGATCACGCTGGGCGTCAGCCTGGCCCGGATGAAGGCGGTGCGGCCGCTGGGCACGCTGGGACTGGCCCTGCTGCGCAGCCTGGGCGGCTTCGTGGTCGCCCTGTTCCTCGGCCTGGTGGTCTTCCGCTTCGAAGGCGTGGAACTGGGTGTCCTGCTGGTCGAGGCCTCGATGCCGGTGGCCGTGTTCAACTACCTCTTCGCCCAGCGCTACGACCGTTCCCCGGCCGAGGTGGCCTCGCTGGTGGTGACGTCCACCCTGCTGATTTTCCTGCTGCTGCCCGGGCTGCTGTGGGTGGCGCTGCATCTGGCCGGCATGAATTGA